A genomic window from Candidatus Obscuribacter sp. includes:
- a CDS encoding retroviral-like aspartic protease family protein: protein MQTGHIKSYLAALTLLWCVAMPAWAQTGVDNRPGIIMEIPAIPGEYATPYVMAGLQQLKAEMYKESLAYFEGAIKQDRANSYAYYLSAVALAKMADRERCNAYLNLTVKYFPRTEPGRCAKQLLASFKSLADREQARTGWAGVGSLPKETWIPYTRSGNAMMVTGTVNGADVKMIFDTGAESCVFTPATLRRLGIAVPTGAPDTQIMGVGKSTSIPAWIIRVNLKVGRMQKDNFPITVADMPVLHPLLGQQFFKDFTYSVDSSNSTISFVHKKDSGASIATVQPAAPPLTVNSSGKYVYTVPFKKQGDSTMVSVVVNGKPAQMVFDTGAYKTLFSESLARDLNINVVRRRSEVLSGVGGTIAADLAVLSSIKLGAIVKNGMSVIVTDKIDRDCSLLGQDFLQGWHYDIDNQAQVIRFTKAQSD, encoded by the coding sequence ATGCAAACAGGTCATATTAAAAGTTATCTGGCGGCACTTACACTGCTCTGGTGTGTCGCTATGCCTGCCTGGGCGCAAACGGGAGTCGATAATAGACCGGGTATCATCATGGAGATACCGGCAATCCCGGGGGAGTACGCTACTCCCTATGTGATGGCTGGATTGCAACAGCTCAAAGCCGAAATGTATAAAGAGTCGCTGGCCTATTTTGAGGGTGCCATTAAGCAGGACCGCGCAAACTCATATGCCTATTATCTTAGTGCTGTGGCACTGGCAAAAATGGCTGATAGAGAGCGCTGTAATGCCTACCTCAATCTAACCGTTAAATATTTTCCCAGGACCGAGCCGGGGCGCTGTGCTAAACAGCTTTTAGCATCTTTTAAATCACTTGCGGATAGAGAGCAAGCGCGCACTGGTTGGGCGGGAGTGGGGTCTTTGCCCAAAGAAACCTGGATCCCCTATACACGCAGCGGCAATGCCATGATGGTCACTGGTACTGTCAATGGTGCAGATGTAAAAATGATTTTTGATACGGGAGCTGAGAGTTGTGTCTTTACTCCAGCGACGTTGCGTCGTCTCGGCATTGCCGTGCCCACTGGTGCTCCTGATACTCAGATAATGGGAGTGGGTAAGTCAACGTCGATACCGGCCTGGATTATCAGGGTAAATCTCAAAGTCGGTCGCATGCAAAAAGATAACTTCCCCATTACTGTAGCTGATATGCCAGTGCTTCATCCGCTATTGGGGCAGCAGTTTTTTAAGGATTTTACTTATAGTGTCGATTCATCTAACAGCACTATCAGTTTTGTGCATAAAAAGGACTCTGGCGCATCTATAGCCACTGTACAGCCTGCCGCTCCACCTCTAACAGTCAATAGCAGTGGCAAATATGTTTATACTGTGCCCTTCAAAAAACAAGGCGACTCCACTATGGTCTCTGTGGTGGTTAATGGTAAGCCAGCCCAGATGGTCTTTGACACAGGTGCTTACAAGACACTGTTTAGTGAGTCTCTGGCGCGCGATCTCAATATCAATGTGGTGCGCCGCCGCTCCGAGGTTTTAAGTGGAGTAGGGGGCACTATAGCTGCCGATCTGGCAGTGCTTAGTAGTATCAAACTTGGTGCCATTGTCAAAAACGGCATGTCAGTGATAGTTACAGACAAAATTGATAGAGACTGCAGTCTGCTTGGTCAGGACTTTTTGCAGGGCTGGCACTATGACATAGACAATCAAGCGCAGGTGATTAGATTTACCAAAGCGCAGTCAGACTAG
- a CDS encoding alpha/beta hydrolase, translating to MKVKNLLIVFIFCLIVAIPLVTKGHDDESPGSVRIIKDLNYTGGTNAAQTLDLYLPTPRDAKKPLPLIVFIHGGAWIEGSKENGPCYFLTQQGFAAASINYRLSTEATYPAQIDDVKKAIVYLRQHASEHGINPARIGVWGISAGGHLAALVGTTGSTTDKDGDNSVQAVLDWCGVSDLSSVSAQAGSKTKLDFDDPQGPVAKFLGGLPVDKPALAADASPVNHISKDDPPFLLVHGDIDDVVPFAQSQELYDRLKQAGVPVELKVVKGGGHMFGDDNQMKRAVDFFKATLVDGQRNFSLPD from the coding sequence ATGAAAGTAAAAAACTTACTGATCGTTTTTATCTTTTGTCTCATTGTCGCCATCCCGCTGGTCACTAAAGGTCACGATGATGAAAGCCCGGGCTCGGTGCGTATTATCAAAGATCTCAACTACACTGGTGGCACTAATGCCGCCCAGACTCTAGACCTATACTTGCCCACTCCCAGAGATGCCAAAAAGCCTCTGCCTCTGATTGTCTTTATCCATGGCGGTGCCTGGATTGAAGGCTCTAAAGAAAACGGTCCATGCTACTTTTTGACACAACAAGGCTTTGCTGCTGCCTCAATTAATTATCGACTCAGTACAGAAGCCACCTATCCAGCCCAAATTGATGATGTCAAAAAAGCTATTGTTTATCTGCGCCAACATGCCAGCGAACACGGTATAAACCCAGCTCGCATAGGCGTATGGGGTATCTCGGCTGGCGGTCATTTAGCAGCACTAGTTGGCACTACAGGTAGCACCACCGACAAAGATGGCGACAATAGTGTTCAGGCCGTCCTCGACTGGTGCGGAGTTAGTGATTTGTCCTCAGTCAGCGCTCAGGCTGGCAGCAAAACAAAACTGGATTTTGACGATCCCCAGGGACCTGTGGCTAAATTTTTGGGCGGCTTACCGGTGGACAAACCGGCACTGGCAGCCGACGCCAGCCCGGTCAATCATATAAGCAAAGACGATCCACCATTTTTGTTAGTGCACGGCGATATCGATGATGTAGTGCCTTTTGCCCAGAGCCAGGAGTTATATGATCGGCTCAAACAAGCAGGTGTGCCAGTCGAATTAAAAGTAGTCAAAGGCGGCGGTCATATGTTTGGCGATGACAATCAAATGAAGCGTGCTGTAGATTTTTTTAAAGCCACTCTAGTGGACGGTCAGCGTAATTTTAGCCTGCCAGACTAG
- a CDS encoding serine/threonine protein kinase produces the protein MAKDSLVGVVLADRYEIISEVGRGALGVVYKAHHLVMDKTVAVKILFGEVDVNKDETNFLRFQREAQAASSMSHPNIVTVYDFGISANSTPYLVMDFVEGINLKDVLNRHQRLPVERAVAIFSQMCSAMEHAHAKGILHRDIKPENVVLLKTSWSPEFVKLVDFGIAKYVNEPKSNAKKLTMDGQVLGTPAYMSPEQVMGDRLDPRSDIYCMGVLMYHTITGKLPILGSTSADTMARHITDQPPDFGVVCPTVKIPFKLQRTILKALKKHPQDRHQSMKELFIELENYRD, from the coding sequence ATGGCTAAGGACTCTCTTGTGGGAGTTGTACTGGCAGACCGCTACGAAATCATCTCAGAAGTGGGCAGGGGCGCTCTTGGAGTGGTCTATAAAGCGCATCATCTGGTGATGGATAAGACTGTCGCGGTTAAAATTCTCTTTGGCGAAGTCGATGTCAACAAGGACGAGACCAACTTTCTCCGGTTTCAAAGAGAAGCGCAAGCGGCCAGCTCAATGAGCCACCCCAATATTGTCACTGTTTATGATTTCGGTATTTCGGCAAATAGTACTCCTTACCTTGTCATGGACTTTGTTGAGGGTATCAACCTCAAAGACGTTTTAAACCGCCATCAGCGCCTGCCAGTGGAGCGCGCTGTAGCGATATTTAGCCAGATGTGCAGCGCTATGGAGCATGCTCATGCCAAAGGCATATTGCACCGCGACATCAAACCCGAAAACGTAGTCTTACTTAAGACATCCTGGAGTCCTGAGTTTGTCAAACTGGTGGACTTTGGCATTGCTAAATACGTCAACGAACCCAAGAGTAACGCTAAAAAACTGACTATGGATGGTCAGGTGCTGGGCACTCCTGCCTATATGAGCCCCGAGCAAGTGATGGGTGATAGACTCGATCCGCGCTCAGATATTTATTGCATGGGCGTGCTGATGTACCACACCATTACAGGCAAATTGCCCATCTTAGGCTCGACATCAGCCGATACAATGGCCCGTCATATCACCGACCAACCGCCGGACTTTGGCGTGGTCTGCCCCACCGTCAAAATCCCGTTTAAACTGCAACGCACAATTTTAAAAGCGCTTAAAAAGCATCCGCAGGACAGACACCAGTCGATGAAAGAACTCTTTATCGAACTGGAAAATTATAGAGACTGA